A genome region from Excalfactoria chinensis isolate bCotChi1 chromosome 26, bCotChi1.hap2, whole genome shotgun sequence includes the following:
- the RNF126 gene encoding E3 ubiquitin-protein ligase RNF126, with the protein MAEASPQPGRFFCHCCSAEIAPRLPDYICPQCESGFIEELPEEPRNTENETSSSASTSDQNRHPFENVDQHLFTLPQGYGQFAFGIFDDGFEIPFGSNVQSEDNRDSENRREREHQSRHRYGARQPRARLATRRAAGRHEGVPTLEGIIQQLVNGIIAPTTIPNLGLGPWGVLHSNPMDYAWGANGLDAIITQLLNQFENTGPPPADKEKIQALPTVQITQEHVDSGLECPVCKEDYTVGENVRQLPCNHLFHNSCIVPWLEQHDTCPVCRKSLSGQNTATNPPGLTGMNFSSSSSSSSSSSPSNENSSNNS; encoded by the exons gACTACATTTGCCCACAGTGTGAGTCTGGTTTTATTGAAGAACTTCCTGAAGAGCCAAG gaaCACCGAGAATGAAACCAGCTCCTCTGCATCAACCAGTGATCAGAATAGGCATCCTTTTGAG AACGTGGATCAGCACTTGTTCACTTTGCCACAGGGCTATGGCCAGTTTGCCTTTGGGATTTTCGATGATGGCTTTGAGATTCCATTTGGGTCCAATGTGCAGTCAGAAGACAACAGAGATTCTGAgaacaggagggagagagagcaTCAGTCCCGGCACCGGTATGGTGCAAGGCAGCCCCGGGCTCGTCTCGCCACACGGCGTGCTGCTGGCAGGCACGAGGGTGTTCCCACACTGGAGGG aATCATTCAGCAGCTGGTCAATGGTATTATTGCACCCACAACAATACCAAACTTAGGACTCGGTCCTTG GGGAGTCTTGCATTCAAATCCAATGGACTACGCCTGGGGTGCTAACGGCCTGGATGCAATTATTACACAG TTACTAAATCAGTTTGAAAACACTGGACCACCGCCagcagacaaagaaaagatCCAGGCCCTCCCCACGGTACAGATCACACAGGAACACGTAG ATTCTGGGTTAGAGTGCCCTGTGTGTAAAGAAGACTATACAGTTGGGGAGAATGTCCGACAGTTACCTTGCAATCACCTATTCCACAACAGCTGTATAGTCCCTTGGCTGGAGCAG CATGACACGTGTCCTGTGTGCCGGAAGAGCCTCAGTGGACAAAACACTGCTACAAACCCCCCTGGACTCACAGGGATGAACTTCTcatcatcctcctcctcctcttcttccagctcACCAAGTAACGAAAACTCATCGAACAACTCATGA
- the FGF22 gene encoding fibroblast growth factor 22 isoform X6, with protein sequence MRRGGPAALAACLAGALAVLAGPGPGSSVWGGRRPPRSYGHLEGDVRCRRLFSATRFFLSIDGGGGVEGTRWRERPGSIVEIRSVRVGVVAIRAVHTGFYLAMNKQGLLYGSEFSPNCKFTERIEENGYNTYASLRWRHRGRPMFLSLNSKGRPRRGGKTRRQHLSTHFLPMLVS encoded by the exons ATGAGGCGCGGGGGTCCCGCCGCTCTCGCCGCCTGCCTCGCTGGGGCGCTCGCCGTGCTGGCGGGGCCGGGACCGGGCAGCTCCGTTTGGGGCGGCCGGCGGCCCCCCCGTAGCTACGGGCATCTGGAAGGAGACGTGCGTTGCCGGCGGCTCTTCTCCGCCACCCGCTTCTTCCTGAGCATCGACGGCGGCGGCGGAGTGGAGGGGACGCGCTGGAGGGAGCGGCCGGGCA GCATCGTCGAGATCCGGTCGGTGCGTGTCGGCGTTGTGGCCATCCGGGCGGTGCACACCGGCTTCTACCTGGCCATGAACAAGCAGGGGCTGCTCTACGGGTCG GAATTCAGCCCCAACTGCAAGTTCACGGAGCGCATAGAGGAGAATGGCTACAACACCTACGCCTCGCTGCGCTGGCGGCACCGGGGCCGCCCCATGTTCCTCTCTCTCAATAGCAAAGGGAGGCCGCGGCGAGGGGGCAAGACGCGCCGGCAGCACCTTTCCACCCATTTCCTCCCCATGCTCGTCAGCTGA
- the FGF22 gene encoding fibroblast growth factor 22 isoform X3 translates to MRRGGPAALAACLAGALAVLAGPGPGSSVWGGRRPPRSYGHLEGDVRCRRLFSATRFFLSIDGGGGVEGTRWRERPGSIVEIRSVRVGVVAIRAVHTGFYLAMNKQGLLYGSGTAPAEPSPCSPPSLLCQKEFSPNCKFTERIEENGYNTYASLRWRHRGRPMFLSLNSKGRPRRGGKTRRQHLSTHFLPMLVS, encoded by the exons ATGAGGCGCGGGGGTCCCGCCGCTCTCGCCGCCTGCCTCGCTGGGGCGCTCGCCGTGCTGGCGGGGCCGGGACCGGGCAGCTCCGTTTGGGGCGGCCGGCGGCCCCCCCGTAGCTACGGGCATCTGGAAGGAGACGTGCGTTGCCGGCGGCTCTTCTCCGCCACCCGCTTCTTCCTGAGCATCGACGGCGGCGGCGGAGTGGAGGGGACGCGCTGGAGGGAGCGGCCGGGCA GCATCGTCGAGATCCGGTCGGTGCGTGTCGGCGTTGTGGCCATCCGGGCGGTGCACACCGGCTTCTACCTGGCCATGAACAAGCAGGGGCTGCTCTACGGGTCG GGGACGGCACCCGCGGAGCCCTCACCCTGTTCACCCCCTTCCCTCCTCTGCCAGAAGGAATTCAGCCCCAACTGCAAGTTCACGGAGCGCATAGAGGAGAATGGCTACAACACCTACGCCTCGCTGCGCTGGCGGCACCGGGGCCGCCCCATGTTCCTCTCTCTCAATAGCAAAGGGAGGCCGCGGCGAGGGGGCAAGACGCGCCGGCAGCACCTTTCCACCCATTTCCTCCCCATGCTCGTCAGCTGA
- the FGF22 gene encoding fibroblast growth factor 22 isoform X1: MRRGGPAALAACLAGALAVLAGPGPGSSVWGGRRPPRSYGHLEGDVRCRRLFSATRFFLSIDGGGGVEGTRWRERPGKLCSQGQLGTREDGNKGQTHPCPSGQHPSVHFPYSCTGHRRDPVGACRRCGHPGGAHRLLPGHEQAGAALRKEFSPNCKFTERIEENGYNTYASLRWRHRGRPMFLSLNSKGRPRRGGKTRRQHLSTHFLPMLVS, translated from the exons ATGAGGCGCGGGGGTCCCGCCGCTCTCGCCGCCTGCCTCGCTGGGGCGCTCGCCGTGCTGGCGGGGCCGGGACCGGGCAGCTCCGTTTGGGGCGGCCGGCGGCCCCCCCGTAGCTACGGGCATCTGGAAGGAGACGTGCGTTGCCGGCGGCTCTTCTCCGCCACCCGCTTCTTCCTGAGCATCGACGGCGGCGGCGGAGTGGAGGGGACGCGCTGGAGGGAGCGGCCGGGCA agctctgctcccaggggCAGCTGGGCACAAGGGAGGATGGAAATAAAGGGCAAACCCATCCCTGTCCATCGGGACAGCATCCATCTGTTCACTTCCCCTACTCCTGCACCGG GCATCGTCGAGATCCGGTCGGTGCGTGTCGGCGTTGTGGCCATCCGGGCGGTGCACACCGGCTTCTACCTGGCCATGAACAAGCAGGGGCTGCTCTACGG AAGGAATTCAGCCCCAACTGCAAGTTCACGGAGCGCATAGAGGAGAATGGCTACAACACCTACGCCTCGCTGCGCTGGCGGCACCGGGGCCGCCCCATGTTCCTCTCTCTCAATAGCAAAGGGAGGCCGCGGCGAGGGGGCAAGACGCGCCGGCAGCACCTTTCCACCCATTTCCTCCCCATGCTCGTCAGCTGA
- the FGF22 gene encoding fibroblast growth factor 22 isoform X5, with amino-acid sequence MRRGGPAALAACLAGALAVLAGPGPGSSVWGGRRPPRSYGHLEGDVRCRRLFSATRFFLSIDGGGGVEGTRWRERPGSIVEIRSVRVGVVAIRAVHTGFYLAMNKQGLLYGSKEFSPNCKFTERIEENGYNTYASLRWRHRGRPMFLSLNSKGRPRRGGKTRRQHLSTHFLPMLVS; translated from the exons ATGAGGCGCGGGGGTCCCGCCGCTCTCGCCGCCTGCCTCGCTGGGGCGCTCGCCGTGCTGGCGGGGCCGGGACCGGGCAGCTCCGTTTGGGGCGGCCGGCGGCCCCCCCGTAGCTACGGGCATCTGGAAGGAGACGTGCGTTGCCGGCGGCTCTTCTCCGCCACCCGCTTCTTCCTGAGCATCGACGGCGGCGGCGGAGTGGAGGGGACGCGCTGGAGGGAGCGGCCGGGCA GCATCGTCGAGATCCGGTCGGTGCGTGTCGGCGTTGTGGCCATCCGGGCGGTGCACACCGGCTTCTACCTGGCCATGAACAAGCAGGGGCTGCTCTACGGGTCG AAGGAATTCAGCCCCAACTGCAAGTTCACGGAGCGCATAGAGGAGAATGGCTACAACACCTACGCCTCGCTGCGCTGGCGGCACCGGGGCCGCCCCATGTTCCTCTCTCTCAATAGCAAAGGGAGGCCGCGGCGAGGGGGCAAGACGCGCCGGCAGCACCTTTCCACCCATTTCCTCCCCATGCTCGTCAGCTGA
- the FGF22 gene encoding fibroblast growth factor 22 isoform X7, with amino-acid sequence MLLGEPEGDLGAVLEGCTALLSAPTGKPSPHKAGPEDANRTGSETDTETAVRHRRDPVGACRRCGHPGGAHRLLPGHEQAGAALRKEFSPNCKFTERIEENGYNTYASLRWRHRGRPMFLSLNSKGRPRRGGKTRRQHLSTHFLPMLVS; translated from the exons ATGCTGCTCGGAGAGCCGGAAGGGGACCTCGGGGCTGTGCTTGAGGGCTGCACTGCGCTGCTGTCCGCGCCTACGGGGAAACCGAGCCCTCATAAAGCGGGACCGGAGGATGCGAACCGGACCGGGAGCGAAACGGACACAGAGACGGCCGTCAG GCATCGTCGAGATCCGGTCGGTGCGTGTCGGCGTTGTGGCCATCCGGGCGGTGCACACCGGCTTCTACCTGGCCATGAACAAGCAGGGGCTGCTCTACGG AAGGAATTCAGCCCCAACTGCAAGTTCACGGAGCGCATAGAGGAGAATGGCTACAACACCTACGCCTCGCTGCGCTGGCGGCACCGGGGCCGCCCCATGTTCCTCTCTCTCAATAGCAAAGGGAGGCCGCGGCGAGGGGGCAAGACGCGCCGGCAGCACCTTTCCACCCATTTCCTCCCCATGCTCGTCAGCTGA
- the FGF22 gene encoding fibroblast growth factor 22 isoform X4 → MRRGGPAALAACLAGALAVLAGPGPGSSVWGGRRPPRSYGHLEGDVRCRRLFSATRFFLSIDGGGGVEGTRWRERPGKLCSQGQLGTREDGNKGQTHPCPSGQHPSVHFPYSCTGHRRDPVGACRRCGHPGGAHRLLPGHEQAGAALRVEGIQPQLQVHGAHRGEWLQHLRLAALAAPGPPHVPLSQ, encoded by the exons ATGAGGCGCGGGGGTCCCGCCGCTCTCGCCGCCTGCCTCGCTGGGGCGCTCGCCGTGCTGGCGGGGCCGGGACCGGGCAGCTCCGTTTGGGGCGGCCGGCGGCCCCCCCGTAGCTACGGGCATCTGGAAGGAGACGTGCGTTGCCGGCGGCTCTTCTCCGCCACCCGCTTCTTCCTGAGCATCGACGGCGGCGGCGGAGTGGAGGGGACGCGCTGGAGGGAGCGGCCGGGCA agctctgctcccaggggCAGCTGGGCACAAGGGAGGATGGAAATAAAGGGCAAACCCATCCCTGTCCATCGGGACAGCATCCATCTGTTCACTTCCCCTACTCCTGCACCGG GCATCGTCGAGATCCGGTCGGTGCGTGTCGGCGTTGTGGCCATCCGGGCGGTGCACACCGGCTTCTACCTGGCCATGAACAAGCAGGGGCTGCTCTACGGGTCG AAGGAATTCAGCCCCAACTGCAAGTTCACGGAGCGCATAGAGGAGAATGGCTACAACACCTACGCCTCGCTGCGCTGGCGGCACCGGGGCCGCCCCATGTTCCTCTCTCTCAATAG
- the FGF22 gene encoding fibroblast growth factor 22 isoform X2 codes for MRRGGPAALAACLAGALAVLAGPGPGSSVWGGRRPPRSYGHLEGDVRCRRLFSATRFFLSIDGGGGVEGTRWRERPGKLCSQGQLGTREDGNKGQTHPCPSGQHPSVHFPYSCTGHRRDPVGACRRCGHPGGAHRLLPGHEQAGAALRVGDGTRGALTLFTPFPPLPEGIQPQLQVHGAHRGEWLQHLRLAALAAPGPPHVPLSQ; via the exons ATGAGGCGCGGGGGTCCCGCCGCTCTCGCCGCCTGCCTCGCTGGGGCGCTCGCCGTGCTGGCGGGGCCGGGACCGGGCAGCTCCGTTTGGGGCGGCCGGCGGCCCCCCCGTAGCTACGGGCATCTGGAAGGAGACGTGCGTTGCCGGCGGCTCTTCTCCGCCACCCGCTTCTTCCTGAGCATCGACGGCGGCGGCGGAGTGGAGGGGACGCGCTGGAGGGAGCGGCCGGGCA agctctgctcccaggggCAGCTGGGCACAAGGGAGGATGGAAATAAAGGGCAAACCCATCCCTGTCCATCGGGACAGCATCCATCTGTTCACTTCCCCTACTCCTGCACCGG GCATCGTCGAGATCCGGTCGGTGCGTGTCGGCGTTGTGGCCATCCGGGCGGTGCACACCGGCTTCTACCTGGCCATGAACAAGCAGGGGCTGCTCTACGGGTCG GGGACGGCACCCGCGGAGCCCTCACCCTGTTCACCCCCTTCCCTCCTCTGCCAGAAGGAATTCAGCCCCAACTGCAAGTTCACGGAGCGCATAGAGGAGAATGGCTACAACACCTACGCCTCGCTGCGCTGGCGGCACCGGGGCCGCCCCATGTTCCTCTCTCTCAATAG
- the FGF22 gene encoding fibroblast growth factor 22 isoform X8 encodes MRRGGPAALAACLAGALAVLAGPGPGSSVWGGRRPPRSYGHLEGDVRCRRLFSATRFFLSIDGGGGVEGTRWRERPGSIVEIRSVRVGVVAIRAVHTGFYLAMNKQGLLYGGRHPRSPHPVHPLPSSARRNSAPTASSRSA; translated from the exons ATGAGGCGCGGGGGTCCCGCCGCTCTCGCCGCCTGCCTCGCTGGGGCGCTCGCCGTGCTGGCGGGGCCGGGACCGGGCAGCTCCGTTTGGGGCGGCCGGCGGCCCCCCCGTAGCTACGGGCATCTGGAAGGAGACGTGCGTTGCCGGCGGCTCTTCTCCGCCACCCGCTTCTTCCTGAGCATCGACGGCGGCGGCGGAGTGGAGGGGACGCGCTGGAGGGAGCGGCCGGGCA GCATCGTCGAGATCCGGTCGGTGCGTGTCGGCGTTGTGGCCATCCGGGCGGTGCACACCGGCTTCTACCTGGCCATGAACAAGCAGGGGCTGCTCTACGG GGGACGGCACCCGCGGAGCCCTCACCCTGTTCACCCCCTTCCCTCCTCTGCCAGAAGGAATTCAGCCCCAACTGCAAGTTCACGGAGCGCATAG
- the POLRMT gene encoding DNA-directed RNA polymerase, mitochondrial, giving the protein MALLRLRAALLGPARLRGGGIPWSVLRCYSSASAKEKAGRNAVCERTELLEVLKARVKQLQTSNIPEVTINKVELAPLQSDRHQEALQKAMDGSTAAERLVPTQSISWTEKLKKEMYIRQLKVEKKLSIAASQMTADGQPKVKVKTKVKAKAKTKAKSKKSQKSTKATASTSRNQSRAGPSSANTCHKPRVEEMNQDMKAQKPQRVHEDRSSQRKIMQQNIQSNLECFLYLQRPEEAEKLLLSYHSNPAKRKLLTVDAYNVVMRGWARKGCLHRVIHLFSMLESISLRPNLDSYAVLLECMTQSQSSTKAIWRCVQHLTKDGFCVDDLFQKCLFEGDEKEKVLKAIRIIQPDYQLPPPPKPEICKTALLKNFYSEKKMVSYPKLDFSVEELRERFQQQLELELNSTITIDSVESTKPLTPQAIKARQQLATFRSQWRGAILQAFQKSKHNMSQVKTMSGPSALYPYLCLLPDEEYVDIMMQILNSLSPQGESLAVLARELGSKVYNRYLTQRKQQSGQLKKMQEIYENYIHLLAKDSQPSEYLPREYWEKLVAEAGYGPSLNLKDCSWPYVLLMRLGMYLLEILVHSVKVPRNTLNPRLPSKLIPVLYHIYSFRSSWQVGLIKPHPIFSQIVSDAAETTLTFNSSAIPMLCPPVPWTSPHFGAFVLSDTKLMRYVDGAIQHQQLLDQCPQMNLHPVLDALNQLGNCAWKINQPVLDIIISIFNDKGNEKLDIPPPVSEAPKPPVSPSSSSALHKSQKHELLLCKKKAAEMHSLRMDALYKLSIANYVRDKVFWFPHNMDFRGRTYPCPPYFNHLGNDVTRAILLFAEGRPLGPKGLDWLKIHLINLTGLKKKNALQERLDYANEIMEEILDSADHPLTGRKWWMNTDEPWQVLACCMEIAKASRSPDPAAFISHFPVHQDGSCNGLQHYAALGRDLIGAISVNLMPCSVPQDVYSAVAQQVEEFRKKDAEEGLRIAQVLEGFIGRKVVKQTVMTVVYGVTRYGGRLQMEKRLKEIEFPEEYLWEASHYLVKRVFNGIKEMFSATRDIQNWLTESAKLIAQSGRTVEWVTPLGLPIVQPYYRIKPTVLTCNMQNLSVKSSTNNNQKPDTVKQKNAFPPNFIHSLDSTHMMLTALHCFRQGLTFVSVHDCYWTHALTVDIMNKICRQQFVALHSQKILEDLSKFMLKNYCSSDGESRALWQNKLMEQLSNVPKTGEFNLNKVIDSTYFFS; this is encoded by the exons ATGGCGCTGCTGAGGCTGCGGGCGGCGCTGCTGGGCCCGGCCCGGCTGAGGGGCGGCG GGATCCCATGGAGCGTCCTGAGGTGTTACTCCTCAGCCAGCGCCAAGGAGAAGGCGGGGAGAAACGCCGTCTGTGAGAGGACGGAGCTGCTGGAAG TGCTGAAAGCTCGAGTGAAGCAGCTCCAAACCAGTAACATCCCAGAGGTGACCATCAACAAAGTGGAACTGGCACCGCTGCAGAGTGACAGGCAccaggaagcactgcagaaagcaatggaTGGAAGCACAGCAGCGGAGCGCCTGGTCCCCACGCAGTCCATCAGCTggacagaaaagctgaagaaggaaatgtACATCCGGCAGCTGAAGGTGGAGAAGAAGTTGTCTATTGCAGCCTCCCAGATGACTGCAGACGGCCAGCCCAAGGTCAAGGTAAAGACAAAGGTGAAAGCAAAGGCAAAGACCAAAGCCAAATCCAAGAAGAGCCAGAAGAGCACAAAGGCTACAGCAAGTACTTCCAGGAACCAGAGCCGTGCTGGTCCCAGCAGTGCCAACACCTGCCATAAGCCCAGGGTGGAAGAAATGAATCAAGATATGAAAGCACAGAAGCCTCAACGCGTGCATGAGGATAGGAGCAGCCAGCGCAAAATCATGCAGCAGAACATCCAGTCTAATCTCGAGTGCTTCCTGTACTTACAGCGACCAGAGGAGGCTGAGAAGTTGCTCCTATCTTATCACAGCAACCCCGCAAAAAGGAAGCTTTTGACTGTTGATGCATACAACGTCGTGATGCGTGGCTGGGCAAGAAAG GGCTGCTTGCATCGTGTCATCCATCTGTTTTCCATGCTGGAGTCCATCAGCCTGCGGCCCAACCTGGACTCTTATGCTGTACTGCTGGAGTGCATGACACAGAGCCAGTCATCCACCAAAGCCATCTGGAG GTGTGTGCAGCACCTGACAAAGGATGGCTTCTGTGTGGATGATCTCTTCCAAAAGTGCCTGTTTGAGGGAGATGAGAAGGAGAAGGTGCTGAAGGCCATCAGGATTATCCAGCCTGACTACCAGCTGCCCCCTCCACCCAAACCTGAGATCTGCAAGACCGCTCTGCTCAAGAACTTCTACTCTGAG aagaagatggTGTCGTATCCCAAGCTGGATTTCTCTGTGGAGGAGCTGAGGGAGcgcttccagcagcagctggaattgGAGCTGAACAGCACCATAACCATCGACTCAGTGGAGTCAACCAAACCTCTGACTCCACAAGCCATCAAAGCA CGTCAGCAATTGGCCACCTTTCGTTCTCAGTGGCGTGGTGCCATTCTCCAGGCCTTCCAGAAGTCAAAGCACAACATGTCTCAGGTCAAGACAATGTCAGGACCCAGCGCTCTCTACCCCTACCTGTGTCTGCTGCCTGATGAGGAGTACGTGGACATCATGATGCAG ATTCTCAACAGCCTTTCTCCACAAGGAGAATCCCTGGCTGTCTTAGCCAGGGAGCTGGGCTCCAAAGTCTACAACAGATACCTCACccagaggaagcagcagagtgGCCAGCTCAAGAAGATGCAGGAGATCTATGAGAACTATATCCACCTGCTGGCAAAAGATAGCCAG CCTAGTGAGTACTTACCACGGGAGTACTGGGAGAAGCTGGTAGCAGAAGCAGGCTATGGGCCTTCTCTGAACTTAAAGGACTGCAGCTGGCCATATGTGCTCCTGATGCGCCTGGGAATGTACCTGCTGGAGATCCTGGTGCATTCTGTCAAGGTGCCCAGGAACACCCTTAACCCTCGCCTGCCATCCAAGCTTATCCCCGTGCTCTACCACATCTACTCCTTCCGCAGCAGCTGGCAG GTTGGGCTGATAAAGCCCCATCCCATTTTCTCACAGATTGTGTCAGATGCTGCAGAGACCACGCTGACCTTTAACTCCTCTGCCATACCCATGCTGTGTCCCCCTGTCCCCTGGACCTCCCCACATTTCGGTGCCTTTGTCCTGAGTGATACCAAACTGATGCGCTACGTGGATGGGGCCATCCAGCACCAACAGCTCCTGGACCAGTGTCCCCAGATGAACCTCCACCCTGTGCTGGATGCCTTGAACCAGCTGGGCAACTGTGCATGGAAGATTAACCAGCCCGTGTTGGATATAATCATCTCCATCTTCAATGACAAAGGcaatgagaagctggacatcCCACCACCCGTCTCTGAGGCCCCCAAGCCTCCTGTCTCTCCTAGCAGTTCCTCTGCCTTGCACAAGTCCCAGAAGCACGAGCTGTTGCTGTGCAAGAAGAAGGCAGCTGAGATGCACAGTTTGCGCATGGATGCGCTCTATAAGCTCTCCATTGCCAACTACGTCAGGGACAAAGTGTTTTGGTTTCCTCACAACATGGATTTCCGTGGCAGGACTTATCCTTGCCCACCTTATTTCAATCACTTGGGTAACGATGTCACTCGTGCCATCCTGCTCTTTGCAGAGGGAAGGCCTCTGGGGCCAAAGGGCCTCGACTGGCTGAAGATCCACCTCATTAACCTCACAGGGCTGAAGAAGAAGAATGCCTTGCAGGAGCGGTTGGATTATGCCAATGAAATCATGGAGGAGATCCTGGACTCTGCTGACCACCCGCTCACG GGCAGGAAGTGGTGGATGAACACCGATGAACCCTGGCAAGTCTTGGCGTGCTGCATGGAAATTGCCAAAGCTTCGAGGTCACCAGATCCAGCTGCTTTCATCTCTCATTTCCCTGTTCACCAG GATGGTTCTTGCAATGGTCTACAGCACTATGCAGCGCTTGGTCGGGACCTTATCGGTGCAATCTCTGTCAATTTGATGCCCTGCAGTGTCCCTCAGGATGTCTACAGTGCGGTGGCCCAGCAG GTGGAGGAGTTTCGGAAGAAGGATGCTGAGGAAGGGTTGAGAATTGCCCAGGTGCTGGAAGGGTTCATTGGCCGTAAGGTGGTGAAGCAGACGGTGATGACGGTGGTGTACGGCGTCACACGCTACGGTGGGAGGCTGCAGATGGAGAAACGGCTGAAGGAGATTGAGTTCCCTGAG GAGTACCTATGGGAGGCGTCTCACTACCTCGTAAAGCGGGTGTTTAATGGCATCAAGGAGATGTTCTCAGCGACTCGAGATATCCAG AACTGGCTGACGGAGAGCGCCAAGCTGATTGCACAGTCAGGAAGGACAGTGGAGTGGGTCACCCCACTGGGTCTCCCCATCGTACAGCCCTACTATCGGATCAAGCCCACTGTG TTGACTTGCAACATGCAGAACTTGAGTGTGAAAAGCTCCACCAACAACAACCA gaaaccTGATacagtgaagcagaaaaatgctttccCACCCAACTTCATCCATTCCCTGGACTCAACCCACATGATGCTCACGGCTCTACATTGCTTCAG GCAAGGTCTGACTTTTGTCTCAGTCCACGATTGCTACTGGACTCACGCACTCACTGTGGACATCATGAACAAG ATCTGTCGGCAGCAGTTCGTGGCTCTGCACAGCCAGAAGATCCTGGAGGATCTGTCCAAGTTCATGCTGAAGAATTACTGCAG CTCTGACGGAGAGAGCAGAGCCCTTTGGCAGAACAAACTGATGGAGCAGCTGTCAAACGTCCCTAAAACAG GGGAATTCAACCTGAACAAAGTAATAGACTCCACCTATTTCTTCAGCTGA